A window from Gasterosteus aculeatus chromosome 14, fGasAcu3.hap1.1, whole genome shotgun sequence encodes these proteins:
- the srsf9 gene encoding serine/arginine-rich splicing factor 9, whose amino-acid sequence MSDGRIYVGNLPVDIQERDIEDLFYKYGKIRDIELKNNRGTIPFAFVRFEDPRDADDAVYGRNGYGYGDSKLRVEYPRSSGAKFGPMGGGGVGGGGGNDGERGGPRGRFGPPTRRSEFRVIVSGLPPTGSWQDLKDHMREAGDVCFADVQRDGEGVVEFLRREDMEYALRRLDRTEFRSHQGETAYIRVFEERGTPNFSRSRSRSRSRGRYSPPFHNRGSPPARYQSPPRHSMSRHSPPPRRHPPQHHSPPPRHYR is encoded by the exons ATGTCAGATGGCCGGATCTATGTGGGGAATCTCCCCGTGGACATCCAGGAGAGAGACATTGAGGATCTCTTCTACAAATATGGAAAAATCCGTGACATCGAGTTGAAGAACAATCGAGGCACTATTCCTTTTGCTTTTGTCCGATTTGAGGATCCACG GGATGCGGACGATGCTGTCTATGGAAGGAATGGATATGGTTATGGAGACTCCAAGCTACGTGTGGAGTATCCTCGATCTTCTGGTGCTAAATTTGGCCCTATGGGTGgaggtggtgttggtggaggaggaggtaatgatggagaaagaggaggaccTAGGGGAAGATTTGGACCCCCCACTCGAAGATCTGAATTCCGGGTCATAGTCTCTG GATTGCCGCCAACTGGGAGCTGGCAGGATCTGAAGGATCACATGCGCGAGGCTGGAGACGTCTGCTTTGCGGACGTGCAGCGGGACGGAGAGGGCGTGGTGGAATTCCTCCGCAGAGAGGACATGGAGTACGCGTTACGCAGGCTGGATCGGACCGAGTTCCGCTCGCATCAA GGAGAGACCGCGTACATCCGCGTCTTCGAGGAGAGGGGCACCCCGAACTTCAGCCGGTCGCGTTCCCGCTCCAGATCCAGAGGTCGCTATTCGCCTCCCTTTCATAACCGAGGATCTCCACCCGCACGCTACCAGTCGCCTCCACGCCATTCTATGTCCCGCCATAGTCCACCCCCCAGGAGGCACCCGCCACAGCACCACAGCCCACCGCCACGTCATTATCGGTAG
- the prodha gene encoding proline dehydrogenase 1, mitochondrial — MSYPKLVAALLRSNPRNNVRVSPGRCWSTAASRRDEKHPRIDGCPVVEAAPVELISGTRHPESPPRSAVRVDFDNTQEAYRSKGNIELLRSLLVFKLCTIDVLVEKNKELMDLSRKVLGQWMFEKLMKMTFYGQFVAGEDHNSIKPLIQKNQAFGVGAVLDYSVEEDLTQEEAEKKEMDACVSEAEKESPVDHREKKYKAHRQFGDRRGGVTSARTYFYADESKCDKQMETFINCIRASGGASTDGFSAIKMTALGRPQFLLQFSEVLVKWRQFFNLLSAQQGKSDMTVLDQKLELEQLKESLAAMGVGAVDDKENWFTGEKLGLSGTIDLLDWNSLIDDTTRISNLLMVPNVQTGHLEPLLNKFTAEEERQMKRMLQRMDVLAKHAVENGVRLMVDAEQTYFQPAISRLALEMQRKFNREKPIIFNTYQCYLKEAYDNVTVDVELSRREGWYFGAKLVRGAYMYQERNRAKEIGYEDPINPDYEATNRMYHKCLEYVLEEIDHRRKANIMVATHNEETVKFTLEKMNEMRLSPTENKVYFGQLLGMCDQISFPLGQAGFPVYKYVPYGPVNEVIPYLSRRAQENRGFMKGSQRERSLLWKELRRRVLGGQIFYKPAY; from the exons atgtcgTACCCGAAGCTCGTGGCAGCTCTACTCCGCTCCAACCCGCGAAACAACGTCCGAGTGTCACCCGGAAGATGTTGGAGCACGGCGGCGTCCCGCCGGGACGAGAAGCATCCACGCATCGACGGCTGCCCCGTGGTGGAAGCGGCGCCGGTGGAGCTCATCAGCGGGACCAGGCACCCCGAAAGCCCGCCACGGAGCGCGGTCCGCGTCGACTTCGACAACACCCAGGAGGCCTATCGGAGCAAAGGGAACATCGAGCTGCTGCGAAGTCTGCTGGTCTTCAAGCTGTGTACCATCGACGTCCTGGTTGAGAAGAACAAAGAG CTGATGGATCTGAGCAGGAAGGTGCTCGGTCAGTGGATGTTTGAGAAGCTGATGAAAATGACCTTCTACGGCCAGTTTGTGGCGGGAGAGGATCACAACTCCATCAAGCCTTTGATTCAGAAAAACCAGGCCTTTGGAGTTGGGGCAGTTTTGGACTACAGCGTCGAAGAGGACTTGACACAAGAAGAAGCCGAGAAGAAGGAAATGGA TGCATGTGTTTCtgaagcagagaaagaaagccCAG TGGATCATCGTGAGAAGAAGTACAAGGCCCATCGCCAGTTCGGGGACCGGCGTGGGGGGGTCACCAGTGCTCGTACATACTTCTATGCAGACGAGTCCAAGTGTGACAAACAAATGGAGACTTTCATAAACTGCATCAGAGCCTCTG gGGGAGCTTCAACAGATGGATTTTCGGCCATCAAAATGACTGCTCTTGGACGCCCACAGTTCCTA CTCCAGTTTTCAGAAGTCCTGGTTAAATGGAGGCAGTTTTTTAACCTCCTCTCGGCGCAGCAGGGGAAGTCTGACATGACGGTTTTGGATCAGAAGCTGGAGCTGGAACAGCTCAAG GAGAGTCTGGCGGCGATGGGTGTTGGAGCCGTGGATGACAAAGAGAACTGGTTTACTGGAGAGAAGCTGGGTTTGTCTGG AACCATCGACCTGCTGGACTGGAACAGTTTAATCGACGATACGACAAGAATCTCCAATCTGCTGATGGTGCCAAACGTTCAG ACGGGCCACCTGGAGCCTTTGTTGAACAAGTTCACggccgaggaggagaggcagatgAAGAGAATGCTGCAGAGAATGGACGTTCTGGCCAAG CATGCCGTGGAGAACGGGGTGAGGCTGATGGTGGACGCCGAGCAGACGTACTTTCAACCGGCGATCAGTCGACTGGCCCTGGAAATGCAGAGGAAATTCAACCGGGAAAAGCCAATTATTTTCAACACTTACCAGTGTTACCTCAAG GAAGCCTACGACAATGTCACAGTGGATGTTGAGCTGTCCCGACGGGAGGGCTGGTACTTTGGTGCCAAGCTGGTCCGCGGGGCCTACATGTACCAAGAGAGGAACCGGGCCAAAGAGATTGGCTACGAAGACCCAATAAACCCAGACTACGAGGCCACCAACAGGATGTATCACAA GTGTTTGGAGTACGTGCTGGAGGAGATCGATCACAGAAGGAAAGCAAATATCATGGTTGCTACTCACAACGAGGAAACGGTGAAATTCACCCTCGAGAA GATGAATGAGATGCGGCTTTCGCCCACAGAGAATAAAGTTTACTTTGGACAGCTGCTGGGGATGTGCGACCAGATCAGCTTCCCGCTTG GTCAAGCAGGTTTCCCGGTCTACAAGTACGTTCCATATGGCCCAGTCAACGAGGTCATTCCTTATCTGTCTCGCCGCGCTCAAGAGAACCGCGGCTTCATGAAGGGATCCCAGAGGGAGCGCAGCCTGCTGTGGAAGGAGCTGAGACGCAGGGTGCTGGGGGGGCAGATCTTCTACAAGCCCGCCTACTGA
- the gal3st1b gene encoding galactosylceramide sulfotransferase isoform X1, protein MQDNASVLTMSGLKGNKCSSVVRRLILLVLLTNILLVLYCLTNPRQGNNSSSRRATCPLSAAQLLQKNVSVPPQSTKSGECSPKVNIMFMKTHKTASSTVLNILFRFGEKHKLKFALPKGRNDFFYPSPFRCSQVKDYRLGDCFNIVCNHMRFDHQEVAKLLPADAVYITILRDPVALFESAFHYYHRAVPLTWRIDGEDKLARFLNSPQSFYSANAFNSFYLKNLLFFDFGLDNHLEADDPRIARDINDLSKRFHLVLFAEYFEESLILLKDTLCWTTEDILYFKLNARRSSSVSRLTPELRAKALQWNEADWRLYQHFNVTFWARVEAYGRERMKREVNELRRRNSEMMEICIEEGGAVEAQKIQDRRFLPWQPIGESSILGYNMKKNIDPKFRTICEKMLTPEIQYLSSLGVSLWLTRLWGWLKDAVWI, encoded by the exons ATGCAGGATAACGCTTCAGTGTTAACGATGTCTGGCCTCAAAGGAAACAAGTGCTCATCTGTGGTACGAAGGCTGATTCTCTTGGTTTTGCTGACCAACATCTTACTGGTGCTGTACTGCTTGACGAACCCACGCCAAGGAAACAATAG cagCTCCCGGCGAGCCACGTGTCCTCTGAGTGCGGCACAACTATTGCAGAAAAATGTGAGCGTCCCTCCTCAAAGCACCAAATCAGGAGAGTGCTCCCCCAAAGTGAACATCATGTTCATGAAGACCCACAAAACTGCTAGTAGCACCGTACTCAACATCCTCTTCCGATTTGGAGAAAAGCACAAGCTGAAATTCGCCCTCCCCAAGGGGCGCAATGACTTCTTCTACCCGTCACCTTTCCGGTGCTCCCAGGTGAAGGACTACCGACTTGGGGACTGTTTCAACATCGTTTGTAACCACATGCGCTTCGACCATCAAGAGGTGGCTAAGCTACTGCCTGCGGACGCCGTGTACATCACCATCTTACGTGACCCGGTGGCCCTCTTTGAGTCGGCCTTCCACTATTACCACCGAGCGGTTCCTCTCACCTGGAGGATCGACGGAGAGGACAAACTGGCGCGGTTTCTCAACAGTCCTCAGAGCTTCTACAGCGCAAACGCTTTCAACTCATTCTACCTCAAGAACTTGCTCTTTTTTGACTTTGGATTGGACAACCACCTCGAGGCCGACGATCCCCGCATAGCGAGGGATATTAACGACTTGTCAAAGCGTTTCCATTTGGTGCTCTTCGCAGAATATTTCGAGGAGTCTCTTATCCTGCTGAAGGACACGCTGTGTTGGACCACGGAGGACATCCTGTACTTTAAACTCAACGCTCGCAGGAGCTCATCCGTGTCTCGCCTGACCCCCGAGCTGAGAGCCAAAGCGTTACAGTGgaacgaggccgactggaggcTCTACCAGCATTTCAACGTCACCTTCTGGGCCAGAGTGGAGGCGTacgggagagagagaatgaaacgGGAAGTCAACGAGCTGAGAAGAAGAAATTCTGAGATGATGGAGATCTGTATCGAGGAGGGAGGCGCAGTTGAGGCCCAAAAGATTCAAGACAGACGTTTCCTGCCCTGGCAGCCAATCGGAGAGTCTTCCATCCTGGGGTACAACATGAAGAAAAATATTGATCCCAAATTCAGGACAATATGTGAGAAAATGCTCACACCTGAAATACAGTACTTGTCCAGCCTGGGCGTAAGCCTGTGGCTCACAAGACTCTGGGGCTGGTTAAAAGATGCCGTTTGGATTTAA
- the gal3st1b gene encoding galactosylceramide sulfotransferase isoform X2 produces the protein MQDNASVLTMSGLKGNKCSSVVRRLILLVLLTNILLVLYCLTNPRQGNNSSRRATCPLSAAQLLQKNVSVPPQSTKSGECSPKVNIMFMKTHKTASSTVLNILFRFGEKHKLKFALPKGRNDFFYPSPFRCSQVKDYRLGDCFNIVCNHMRFDHQEVAKLLPADAVYITILRDPVALFESAFHYYHRAVPLTWRIDGEDKLARFLNSPQSFYSANAFNSFYLKNLLFFDFGLDNHLEADDPRIARDINDLSKRFHLVLFAEYFEESLILLKDTLCWTTEDILYFKLNARRSSSVSRLTPELRAKALQWNEADWRLYQHFNVTFWARVEAYGRERMKREVNELRRRNSEMMEICIEEGGAVEAQKIQDRRFLPWQPIGESSILGYNMKKNIDPKFRTICEKMLTPEIQYLSSLGVSLWLTRLWGWLKDAVWI, from the exons ATGCAGGATAACGCTTCAGTGTTAACGATGTCTGGCCTCAAAGGAAACAAGTGCTCATCTGTGGTACGAAGGCTGATTCTCTTGGTTTTGCTGACCAACATCTTACTGGTGCTGTACTGCTTGACGAACCCACGCCAAGGAAACAATAG CTCCCGGCGAGCCACGTGTCCTCTGAGTGCGGCACAACTATTGCAGAAAAATGTGAGCGTCCCTCCTCAAAGCACCAAATCAGGAGAGTGCTCCCCCAAAGTGAACATCATGTTCATGAAGACCCACAAAACTGCTAGTAGCACCGTACTCAACATCCTCTTCCGATTTGGAGAAAAGCACAAGCTGAAATTCGCCCTCCCCAAGGGGCGCAATGACTTCTTCTACCCGTCACCTTTCCGGTGCTCCCAGGTGAAGGACTACCGACTTGGGGACTGTTTCAACATCGTTTGTAACCACATGCGCTTCGACCATCAAGAGGTGGCTAAGCTACTGCCTGCGGACGCCGTGTACATCACCATCTTACGTGACCCGGTGGCCCTCTTTGAGTCGGCCTTCCACTATTACCACCGAGCGGTTCCTCTCACCTGGAGGATCGACGGAGAGGACAAACTGGCGCGGTTTCTCAACAGTCCTCAGAGCTTCTACAGCGCAAACGCTTTCAACTCATTCTACCTCAAGAACTTGCTCTTTTTTGACTTTGGATTGGACAACCACCTCGAGGCCGACGATCCCCGCATAGCGAGGGATATTAACGACTTGTCAAAGCGTTTCCATTTGGTGCTCTTCGCAGAATATTTCGAGGAGTCTCTTATCCTGCTGAAGGACACGCTGTGTTGGACCACGGAGGACATCCTGTACTTTAAACTCAACGCTCGCAGGAGCTCATCCGTGTCTCGCCTGACCCCCGAGCTGAGAGCCAAAGCGTTACAGTGgaacgaggccgactggaggcTCTACCAGCATTTCAACGTCACCTTCTGGGCCAGAGTGGAGGCGTacgggagagagagaatgaaacgGGAAGTCAACGAGCTGAGAAGAAGAAATTCTGAGATGATGGAGATCTGTATCGAGGAGGGAGGCGCAGTTGAGGCCCAAAAGATTCAAGACAGACGTTTCCTGCCCTGGCAGCCAATCGGAGAGTCTTCCATCCTGGGGTACAACATGAAGAAAAATATTGATCCCAAATTCAGGACAATATGTGAGAAAATGCTCACACCTGAAATACAGTACTTGTCCAGCCTGGGCGTAAGCCTGTGGCTCACAAGACTCTGGGGCTGGTTAAAAGATGCCGTTTGGATTTAA
- the gal3st1b gene encoding galactosylceramide sulfotransferase isoform X3, with amino-acid sequence MSGLKGNKCSSVVRRLILLVLLTNILLVLYCLTNPRQGNNSSSRRATCPLSAAQLLQKNVSVPPQSTKSGECSPKVNIMFMKTHKTASSTVLNILFRFGEKHKLKFALPKGRNDFFYPSPFRCSQVKDYRLGDCFNIVCNHMRFDHQEVAKLLPADAVYITILRDPVALFESAFHYYHRAVPLTWRIDGEDKLARFLNSPQSFYSANAFNSFYLKNLLFFDFGLDNHLEADDPRIARDINDLSKRFHLVLFAEYFEESLILLKDTLCWTTEDILYFKLNARRSSSVSRLTPELRAKALQWNEADWRLYQHFNVTFWARVEAYGRERMKREVNELRRRNSEMMEICIEEGGAVEAQKIQDRRFLPWQPIGESSILGYNMKKNIDPKFRTICEKMLTPEIQYLSSLGVSLWLTRLWGWLKDAVWI; translated from the exons ATGTCTGGCCTCAAAGGAAACAAGTGCTCATCTGTGGTACGAAGGCTGATTCTCTTGGTTTTGCTGACCAACATCTTACTGGTGCTGTACTGCTTGACGAACCCACGCCAAGGAAACAATAG cagCTCCCGGCGAGCCACGTGTCCTCTGAGTGCGGCACAACTATTGCAGAAAAATGTGAGCGTCCCTCCTCAAAGCACCAAATCAGGAGAGTGCTCCCCCAAAGTGAACATCATGTTCATGAAGACCCACAAAACTGCTAGTAGCACCGTACTCAACATCCTCTTCCGATTTGGAGAAAAGCACAAGCTGAAATTCGCCCTCCCCAAGGGGCGCAATGACTTCTTCTACCCGTCACCTTTCCGGTGCTCCCAGGTGAAGGACTACCGACTTGGGGACTGTTTCAACATCGTTTGTAACCACATGCGCTTCGACCATCAAGAGGTGGCTAAGCTACTGCCTGCGGACGCCGTGTACATCACCATCTTACGTGACCCGGTGGCCCTCTTTGAGTCGGCCTTCCACTATTACCACCGAGCGGTTCCTCTCACCTGGAGGATCGACGGAGAGGACAAACTGGCGCGGTTTCTCAACAGTCCTCAGAGCTTCTACAGCGCAAACGCTTTCAACTCATTCTACCTCAAGAACTTGCTCTTTTTTGACTTTGGATTGGACAACCACCTCGAGGCCGACGATCCCCGCATAGCGAGGGATATTAACGACTTGTCAAAGCGTTTCCATTTGGTGCTCTTCGCAGAATATTTCGAGGAGTCTCTTATCCTGCTGAAGGACACGCTGTGTTGGACCACGGAGGACATCCTGTACTTTAAACTCAACGCTCGCAGGAGCTCATCCGTGTCTCGCCTGACCCCCGAGCTGAGAGCCAAAGCGTTACAGTGgaacgaggccgactggaggcTCTACCAGCATTTCAACGTCACCTTCTGGGCCAGAGTGGAGGCGTacgggagagagagaatgaaacgGGAAGTCAACGAGCTGAGAAGAAGAAATTCTGAGATGATGGAGATCTGTATCGAGGAGGGAGGCGCAGTTGAGGCCCAAAAGATTCAAGACAGACGTTTCCTGCCCTGGCAGCCAATCGGAGAGTCTTCCATCCTGGGGTACAACATGAAGAAAAATATTGATCCCAAATTCAGGACAATATGTGAGAAAATGCTCACACCTGAAATACAGTACTTGTCCAGCCTGGGCGTAAGCCTGTGGCTCACAAGACTCTGGGGCTGGTTAAAAGATGCCGTTTGGATTTAA
- the gal3st1b gene encoding galactosylceramide sulfotransferase isoform X4, translating into MSGLKGNKCSSVVRRLILLVLLTNILLVLYCLTNPRQGNNSSRRATCPLSAAQLLQKNVSVPPQSTKSGECSPKVNIMFMKTHKTASSTVLNILFRFGEKHKLKFALPKGRNDFFYPSPFRCSQVKDYRLGDCFNIVCNHMRFDHQEVAKLLPADAVYITILRDPVALFESAFHYYHRAVPLTWRIDGEDKLARFLNSPQSFYSANAFNSFYLKNLLFFDFGLDNHLEADDPRIARDINDLSKRFHLVLFAEYFEESLILLKDTLCWTTEDILYFKLNARRSSSVSRLTPELRAKALQWNEADWRLYQHFNVTFWARVEAYGRERMKREVNELRRRNSEMMEICIEEGGAVEAQKIQDRRFLPWQPIGESSILGYNMKKNIDPKFRTICEKMLTPEIQYLSSLGVSLWLTRLWGWLKDAVWI; encoded by the exons ATGTCTGGCCTCAAAGGAAACAAGTGCTCATCTGTGGTACGAAGGCTGATTCTCTTGGTTTTGCTGACCAACATCTTACTGGTGCTGTACTGCTTGACGAACCCACGCCAAGGAAACAATAG CTCCCGGCGAGCCACGTGTCCTCTGAGTGCGGCACAACTATTGCAGAAAAATGTGAGCGTCCCTCCTCAAAGCACCAAATCAGGAGAGTGCTCCCCCAAAGTGAACATCATGTTCATGAAGACCCACAAAACTGCTAGTAGCACCGTACTCAACATCCTCTTCCGATTTGGAGAAAAGCACAAGCTGAAATTCGCCCTCCCCAAGGGGCGCAATGACTTCTTCTACCCGTCACCTTTCCGGTGCTCCCAGGTGAAGGACTACCGACTTGGGGACTGTTTCAACATCGTTTGTAACCACATGCGCTTCGACCATCAAGAGGTGGCTAAGCTACTGCCTGCGGACGCCGTGTACATCACCATCTTACGTGACCCGGTGGCCCTCTTTGAGTCGGCCTTCCACTATTACCACCGAGCGGTTCCTCTCACCTGGAGGATCGACGGAGAGGACAAACTGGCGCGGTTTCTCAACAGTCCTCAGAGCTTCTACAGCGCAAACGCTTTCAACTCATTCTACCTCAAGAACTTGCTCTTTTTTGACTTTGGATTGGACAACCACCTCGAGGCCGACGATCCCCGCATAGCGAGGGATATTAACGACTTGTCAAAGCGTTTCCATTTGGTGCTCTTCGCAGAATATTTCGAGGAGTCTCTTATCCTGCTGAAGGACACGCTGTGTTGGACCACGGAGGACATCCTGTACTTTAAACTCAACGCTCGCAGGAGCTCATCCGTGTCTCGCCTGACCCCCGAGCTGAGAGCCAAAGCGTTACAGTGgaacgaggccgactggaggcTCTACCAGCATTTCAACGTCACCTTCTGGGCCAGAGTGGAGGCGTacgggagagagagaatgaaacgGGAAGTCAACGAGCTGAGAAGAAGAAATTCTGAGATGATGGAGATCTGTATCGAGGAGGGAGGCGCAGTTGAGGCCCAAAAGATTCAAGACAGACGTTTCCTGCCCTGGCAGCCAATCGGAGAGTCTTCCATCCTGGGGTACAACATGAAGAAAAATATTGATCCCAAATTCAGGACAATATGTGAGAAAATGCTCACACCTGAAATACAGTACTTGTCCAGCCTGGGCGTAAGCCTGTGGCTCACAAGACTCTGGGGCTGGTTAAAAGATGCCGTTTGGATTTAA
- the uqcr10 gene encoding cytochrome b-c1 complex subunit 9 has protein sequence MALAKSVYNLLFRRTSTFAITIMVGAVFFERLFDQGGDAIFEQMNRGKLWKHIQHNYEKKEEE, from the exons ATGGCGCTGGCTAAGTCCGTCTACAATCTGCTCTTCAGGAGAACGTCCACTTTCGCCATAACCATCATGGTCGGAGCAGTCTTCTTTGAACGACTCTTCGACCAAGGTGGCGACGCGATTTTTGAGCAAATGAATCGTGGG AAACTATGGAAACACATTCAACACAATtacgagaagaaagaggaagaataG
- the zmat5 gene encoding zinc finger matrin-type protein 5: MGKRYYCDYCDRSFQDNMHNRKKHLNGVQHHRAKKAWYDYFRDSSAILCDEQTKKPCRKFLQKGICDFGPNCRFSHMSEDDMFDLKRQVEDERRLREDYVDRKLPGRSIEDWLSRWEKKQTALGSKGDLKDKEDSEEGPEESDIPQHLLSLAVLPPSLLPPPPGGWKVKGNTEWG; the protein is encoded by the exons ATGGGGAAGCGATACTACTGTGACTACTGTGACCGGTCCTTTCAGGACAACATGCACAACAGGAAGAAACATCTGAACGGAGTTCAACACCACCGTGCTAAAAAGGCCTGGTATGACTACTTTAGAG attctTCAGCCATTTTATGTGATGAGCAAACAAAGAAACCCTGCCGGAAGTTCCTCCAAAAAG gaatttgtgattttggcccAAACTGCAGGTTTTCGCACATGTCCGAAGACGacatgtttgatttaaaaagacAGGTGGAAG ATGAACGACGGCTCAGAGAGGACTACGTAGACCGAAAGTTGCCTGGGCGAAGTATAGAAGACTGGCTCTCTAGATGGGAGAAAAAGCAAACTGCCCTCGGCAGCAAAGG AGATCTAAAAGATAAGGAAGACAGCGAAGAGGGCCCAGAAGAAAGTGACATCCCTCAacacctcctctccctcgctgtcctcccaccctctctgctccctcctcctccaggcggATGGAAGGTCAAAGGGAACACAGAATGGGGTTGA